DNA sequence from the Parasphingorhabdus cellanae genome:
ATCGCTTTGACGGAACCGGGCGCGCGCTCGGACCAGCTGGTTTCGCCGACGGGGCACCGGAGAAGCAGGTTCAGGCAGCGATGTTTCCGCTGCATTTCGGCACTTTCGGCGGTCTTCCTGTGCGCCTAGTCTACGGTATTTCGGGTGTAGCGCTATGCTGGCTCTGCGCTACCGGCATGCGCATCTATCTTGTTCGGCGGCGGCAGGCAGGAAGAGCCAATCCCTTGCTCGAACGCTTATGGGCCGGCGTAGCCTGGGGACAGCCCGCGGCATTGGCACTGACATTCGCCGCCACTGCGATCGGGTTCGATCCCCCGATAACCTACCTGACTGCAACGGGTTTTGCATTGGGCATCTTCAGCTTGCCGATCAGACTTCAAGCTCTGCGGAAGGCGGCAGGAACTGTAATCGTATTTGCAACAATTGGCGGCGGCTTCTTCCCGGTTCTATGAGCGGTCAATATACCCGGCCACGCAGACTTAACCTGCAGGCGTCTGCGAAGAGTGTGATGCCGCAAGTGGCAGGCAGCGAAAGGATTTCAATGGACAAACGCCCTAGTCCCATAGGAATTCTGCGCCAGCTAGCACAGGCTCAGATTTAATCATCAGTATCCAAAGCGCGAACCTGAAAGCAGAACACGCGCTCTCTATCCAAAATTTCGGCGGTCGTTAAGCCTCAGAAATGAAGATGCTGTAATCTAGTAGCTATGACTGCTTTCGGGTGACCTTTCGGTGATCCGCGATGACCGGGGTTGGGGCGCAAAGCAGCCATTCCCGATTAGCTCCAATTGCCATCAACAAAATTTCGATCTGATTGACTTAATCCGTCAAGGCCTCATGCACCGTCATCAGCTCATTGTGTTCAAGCTGAGCGTTTTGACCACGTACTGCTAGTTCATGTGCATCTTCCAATCGCGCTGTGATCAGGGCGAGCAACTCTGATCGCACGTTGTGGCGGTCGATTTCATCCAAATCTATCACTCGCTAGACAACGCTCATCTGAAACAGGAAGTCCACCATATCTTTTCAAAATTCTCGCTCAATCGACTGGACTTCGGTATTTGTTCGAGCATTACTGTTGATGTCGCCTATATCGAGTGTGACAAGCCGCCAGCTACTTTTAGCGATCCGCGGCTCCGGTCAGTGGAAGCGCTGGAAGGTCTAGCGCCAAGCTGGAGACCATTGATGCCATCAACAAAATCACAAACCAAGTCCGCAAAAATCATCGGGCTGCTATCGCGAACCAAAGGGACAGCACTCTCGGAGATTTGCAAAGTCACCAATTGGAAATCACACAGTGTCCGCGCCTTCCTGGCAGGCCTGCGCAAGAGAGGTTTCGTGCTTACGCGCGAACAGCGAGGGGATGATGGGACAGCTTATCGGATCACACAAAACCCGAGCAGTAACGAGGCCAAAGGTGCGGCATGACTTCGCTCAACACTCGATTGGCAGACCTTGCGGCCATGCCCCCTACCCAATTGCGTTCGGCATGGCGCGATACGTTCAAGTCACCTGCGCCCGATATCGGACCCGATCTGCTTCGGCGCGGTATCGCTAACCGGCTGCAGGAACGTGTACATGGGAGCCTGACTGGTGCCACCAAAAGAGAAATCGAGCGGCTTCGCAAACGTGTCGAACGGACAGGTAAAGCCGGATATGCGCATGCGATCTCGTTGAAGACTGGAACAAGACTGGTCAGATCATGGAATGGCAAAAGCTACCATGTACTGGTCTGTGACAATGGTTTCGAGTTTGAAGGCCGTCATTATGCAAGTCTCAGCCATATCGCCCGCGAGATAACCGGTGCCCATTGGTCCGGTCCTCGCTTCTTCGGATTGAAGAAGCGGAGCGAATACAAGCCGCGAGTACCGGCCAATGCCTGAAGCTAGGAAAGCTCGAAAGCGGTGTGCCATCTATACCCGCAAATCTACCGAGGATGGCCTGGAACAGGATTTTAACAGCCTGGATGCGCAGCGAGAGGCTTGTGCCGCCTATATATTGAGCCAGGCTAGCGAAGGCTGGGAAACTGTTTCCGAACTTTACGATGATGGTGGCTGGTCAGGCGGAAGTATGAAACGCCCTGCCCTAATCCAACTGCTGGATGATGTGAAAGCCGACAAGGTCGATATCATCGTTGTCTACAAAGTCGATCGCCTAACCCGCAGCCTCGCCGACTTTGCCAAAGATCGTTGAGATTCTGGATGAGAACGAGGCCTCGTTCGTCAGTGTTACACAATCGTTCAACACAACAAACAGCATGGGACGTCTCACGCTCAACGTCCTGCTTTCCTTCGCCCAATTCGAACGTGAAGTCACTGGAGAGCGCATCCGTGACAAAGTTGCAGCGTCGAAGAAGAAGGGTATGTGGATGGGTGGACCGGTGCCGCTCGGTTACAGGATAGAAGAACGTAAATTACTGTTTGAGCCATCAGAGGTAGAATCGGTCCGTTACATATTTGATCGCTACATTGAACTAAAATCTGTTCCCAAAATGGTGGATGATCTGGCAGCGAAAGATTTTCGAACCCGTAAACGGGTATTGTCTAGTGGTCGTGTTCTTGGCGGGGTTCATATCGGAACCGGCGCTTTGACGCTAATGCTGCAAAACCCGATCTATTTTGGCAAGATCCGTCATCGCGGAGAGCTATATGATGGCGAACATGAGCCCATAATTCCACAAGAGCTGTTTGACCGAGTGCAATCCATCTTTTCAGACAATCGCCGAGACAAAACCCTGGGCAAGAAAAGTCGCAATCCCAGTCTGTTGACGGGAATGATCACCGACCCGGATGGCAGGCCCATGTCTCCGACTCAGTCGAAGAAACAATCGCGAACTTATCGATACTATTCCACGCGCTTCAAACCGCTGCAGAACAAGACCTCTGCCTGGCATCTTCCCGCAGGAGAGCTAGAAGAGTTGGTCATTAAGGCTGTTGCCAACCACCTGTCACACGGGCTGATCTGGAAATCAGAAGACGGGACCTTGGACAAGGACAGGATCGATCAGTATC
Encoded proteins:
- a CDS encoding DUF3489 domain-containing protein, translated to MAVDFIQIYHSLDNAHLKQEVHHIFSKFSLNRLDFGICSSITVDVAYIECDKPPATFSDPRLRSVEALEGLAPSWRPLMPSTKSQTKSAKIIGLLSRTKGTALSEICKVTNWKSHSVRAFLAGLRKRGFVLTREQRGDDGTAYRITQNPSSNEAKGAA
- a CDS encoding DUF2924 domain-containing protein, with translation MTSLNTRLADLAAMPPTQLRSAWRDTFKSPAPDIGPDLLRRGIANRLQERVHGSLTGATKREIERLRKRVERTGKAGYAHAISLKTGTRLVRSWNGKSYHVLVCDNGFEFEGRHYASLSHIAREITGAHWSGPRFFGLKKRSEYKPRVPANA
- a CDS encoding recombinase family protein, which translates into the protein MPEARKARKRCAIYTRKSTEDGLEQDFNSLDAQREACAAYILSQASEGWETVSELYDDGGWSGGSMKRPALIQLLDDVKADKVDIIVVYKVDRLTRSLADFAKDR
- a CDS encoding recombinase family protein, which gives rise to MPKIVEILDENEASFVSVTQSFNTTNSMGRLTLNVLLSFAQFEREVTGERIRDKVAASKKKGMWMGGPVPLGYRIEERKLLFEPSEVESVRYIFDRYIELKSVPKMVDDLAAKDFRTRKRVLSSGRVLGGVHIGTGALTLMLQNPIYFGKIRHRGELYDGEHEPIIPQELFDRVQSIFSDNRRDKTLGKKSRNPSLLTGMITDPDGRPMSPTQSKKQSRTYRYYSTRFKPLQNKTSAWHLPAGELEELVIKAVANHLSHGLIWKSEDGTLDKDRIDQYRETAKNLTCSSIVEQRKFLLKCQTKVQVEAKAVKISLSIEKHPDPINISVDAKLVSKGSELRLAVTPDNSSAKHEPDPVLLRLIAQAFAARDYLIDGIASPNISDYSQRHLRNLARLSFLAPDIITAIVRGSQPVNLTGRRLLRAGDLPLDWAGQRTLLGFE